Proteins encoded in a region of the Delphinus delphis chromosome 13, mDelDel1.2, whole genome shotgun sequence genome:
- the C13H18orf54 gene encoding lung adenoma susceptibility protein 2 produces the protein MAKLNTKRRVCSRESSVSSLLASCNLSGSNSSNSDGSFQYKDRLYSSASQALQAYIDDFDLSCVYLGASTGKINIDKCSANMPEFSNYVYKPKNAFENLDDKKDLSLSCRGQTINDMDSISLTTDDLLKLPADGSFSFTYVGAGHGISKKSKKHTGRLSSSNSEKNQNFQEPATLLGKDNLVTPVVYTNVKGKQCGRLKNPKLVNKVNKCVSVPSLSFNKKSSFRDSSEHKLEKNYPRWLTSQKSDLNVSGITSIPDFKYPVWLYNQDLLPDTNSQRIYQIFKEDHCSPRHSYQAQRTSQLMNKLDCFEYSFEPSNSSHSLSDDKGLVNEYECDSEHSQCQCDNPLLPGSKKPFSGDRIELLILKAKRNLEHCTEELPKSMKKDDSPCSLDKLEAERSWENIPVTFKSPVPVNSDDSVQQTSRAKYADGFLEDFLNNDNQSCTLSGGKHHGPVEALKQMLFNLQAVQESFNQNKTTEPKGEIKQVSEDDFSKLQLKESMAPVNRSLQKALHHLSRLRDLVDDSSGKQSPKIRRGK, from the exons ATggcaaaattaaatacaaagcgCAGAGTTTGTTCTCGGGAATCTTCAGTATCTTCTCTGTTAGCAAGCTGCAACCTGAGTGGTAGTAATTCCTCTAACTCTGATGGCTCTTTTCAGTATAAGGATAGACTGTACAGTTCTGCATCTCAGGCTCTACAGGCCTATATTGATGATTTTGATCTAAGCTGTGTGTATCTTGGTGCAAGCACTGGAAAGATTAACATCGATAAATGTTCTGCTAATATGCCAGAATTCTCCAACTATGTTTATAAACCAAAGAATG CTTTTGAAAATCTTGATGACAAAAAAGATTTGTCCTTATCCTGTAGAGGACAGACTATTAATGACATGGACTCCATTAGCCTAACAACTGATGATCTATTAAAACTTCCAGCAGATGGATCATTTTCTTTCACTTATGTTGGAGCAGGTCATGGAATtagcaagaaaagcaaaaaacataCTGGAAGACTGAGTTCATCCAACAGTGAAAAGAATCAAAATTTTCAAGAACCAGCCACTCTACTGGGCAAGGATAACTTAGTTACCCCGGTTGTATACACAAATGTAAAAGGAAAGCAGTGTGGTAGGCTGAAAAACCCAAAACTTGTGAATAAGGTTAATAAATGTGTTTCTGTACCATCTTTATCTTTTAACAAGAAATCATCTTTTAGGGACAGTTCAGAACACAAACTTGAAAAGAATTACCCAAGATGGCTCACTAGCCAGAAGTCTGACCTTAATGTTTCAGGGATAACGAGTATACCGGATTTCAAATACCCAGTCTGGCTCTACAATCAAGACTTGCTGCCCGATACAAATAGTCAAAggatttatcaaatatttaaagaagatcACTGTTCCCCTAGGCATAGTTACCAGGCACAAAGAACTTCTCAGCTAATGAATAAATTAGAttgttttgaatattcttttGAACCGTCAAACAGTTCACATTCCTTGAGTGATGATAAAGGATTAGTTAATGAATATGAATGTGATTCTGAACATAGCCAATGTCAGTGTGACAATCCACTTCTCCCAGGATCCAAAAAGCCATTCAGtg GTGACAGAATTGAATTGCTTATCCTGAAGGCCAAGAGAAATCTAGAGCATTGTACTGAAGAATTACCGAAGTCTATGAAGAAGGATGACAGTCCTTGTTCATTAGATAAACTTGAAGCAGAAAGATCATGGGAAAATATTCCTGTTACTTT CAAATCTCCTGTTCCGGTTAACTCTGATGATAGTGTTCAACAAACTTCAAGGGCAAAGTATGCTGACGGGTTCCTTGAAGactttttaaataatgataatcAG AGCTGTACCCTTTCTGGAGGGAAACACCATGGTCCTGTTGAAGCCCTGAAACAAATGTTATTTAATCTTCAAGCAGTGCAAGAAAGTTTTAATCAGAATAAAACCACAGAGCCAAAAGGTGAAATTAAACAA GTTTCAGAAGATGATTTCTCTAAATTACAGTTGAAGGAAAGTATGGCTCCTGTTAATAGGTCACTTCAAAA GGCTTTGCACCATTTATCTCGCCTGAGAGACCTGGTTGATGATTCCAGTGGGAAACAGTCACCGAAAATacgaagaggaaaataa